Below is a window of Actinomycetota bacterium DNA.
CCACCCATCCCGCGTACGCGGTGGCGGCCGCGGCCGGACCGAAGACTCGGGCCCAGGCGGTGGACGCCACCGAGAGCAGCTGGTTCACGAGGATGACGCCGGCTCCCACCGCGACCGACGCGGCCGCCTGCCGTCCTCGCAGGGTGCCCGCCGCGAGCAGCAGGAGCAGGACGAACGGGACGGTCGCGACCAGGCCCCGGCGCAGCAGGTGGACCTCGTGACGCATCACTTCGCCTCGCTCTCGGCGACGAACCGGCGGTACATCAGGTAGATCCCGGCGAAGTTCCCCACGAGCGCCCCGACCACGGTGAAGACGCGTCCTGTGCCCACCGCTCGGTCGAGGAGCATCCCCAACCCACCCCAGAGAAGGACCCCGGTGATGATGTAGCTGACAGCCGACCAGCCTTCGCCGATGGCGCGATACAGCTCCCGGGAGTCGCGCGAGGGGGTCAAAGCGCGGTGAAGTCTACGGGATCCCTCGGGGGGCTGTCGATTCGGGGGGCGGACCGCTTGTGAATCCACGCACAAACTATACGCCGGGGCCCGGCTGCCGCGCCACTCCCCGGGCCTGAGGCTCGGCGGGCCCGGGGGAGGGCTCCGTCCACTCACGGTCGCCGTTCCCGTTCCCGCCCCGCCACAGAGGGGTGAGCGTGGCCACGGCGATGGTGCCCCCGGCCACCGCGAAGGCGAGCAGGAACCGCCCCAGGGGAAGGACCGCAGCGACGACCAGGCCCCCGGACAGCAGCAACGCCCACCCGTACATCACGAGCACCGCCTGGCGATGGGAGTGTCCGAGCCTCATGAGCCGATGGTGGATGTGCTCCTTGTCCGGGGTGTATATCGGCCGTCCGGTCGCCAGGCGTCTGAAGACGGCGAAGAGCAGGTCGGTGATCGGGAGGGCGAGGAAGACGATCGGCGTGAACACCAGGGGGAGCGCCACCCGCCCAACGGCCTCCGGGGTGCCGGCGAACCGGCCGATCACCGAGATG
It encodes the following:
- a CDS encoding AtpZ/AtpI family protein, whose protein sequence is MTPSRDSRELYRAIGEGWSAVSYIITGVLLWGGLGMLLDRAVGTGRVFTVVGALVGNFAGIYLMYRRFVAESEAK